One Streptomyces sp. CNQ-509 DNA window includes the following coding sequences:
- a CDS encoding class I SAM-dependent methyltransferase — MHGPDAPDDPLAALLTPEGQALLAELREHDPADELALATRLRRTHPAELVSAALGQARLRQRAAAKFGADAARMYFTPDGVEQATRTAVAAHRAARFTALGVDRVADLCCGVGGDAVALARAGIAVLAVDRDPAAAAAARANAAALGVAERVEVRCAEVGDVDISGYDAVFVDPARRVGGRGRVFDPEAYSPPLSWAVEVAGRVSHAALKVAPGIPHEAVPEAAEAEWVSDAGDVKEAVLWFGAASGAVSPGRRRATLLPGGATLVGRGLPDPPAGPVGRYLYEPDGAVIRAHLVAEVAAQAGGRLLDPTIAYVTADDLVRTPYATAYEITDTLPFHVKKLRALLRERGVGSVTVKKRGSAVEPEELRRKLKLTGPAAVSCTVFLTRVAGAPTVLLGRPAPAT, encoded by the coding sequence ATGCACGGCCCCGACGCCCCCGACGACCCCCTCGCCGCCCTCCTCACCCCCGAGGGGCAGGCGCTCCTCGCCGAGCTGCGGGAGCACGACCCCGCCGACGAACTGGCCCTCGCCACCCGGCTGCGCCGCACCCACCCCGCGGAGCTGGTCTCCGCCGCGCTCGGGCAGGCCCGGCTGCGGCAGCGCGCGGCGGCGAAGTTCGGGGCGGACGCGGCGCGGATGTACTTCACCCCCGACGGCGTCGAGCAGGCCACCCGTACGGCGGTGGCGGCGCACCGCGCGGCCCGGTTCACGGCGCTCGGCGTCGACCGGGTCGCCGACCTGTGCTGCGGCGTCGGCGGCGACGCGGTGGCGCTGGCGCGGGCCGGGATCGCGGTGCTCGCCGTCGACCGGGACCCGGCGGCGGCCGCCGCCGCGCGCGCCAACGCGGCGGCGCTGGGGGTCGCCGAGCGGGTCGAGGTGCGCTGCGCGGAGGTGGGGGACGTGGACATCTCCGGATACGACGCGGTCTTCGTCGACCCGGCGCGGCGGGTCGGAGGGCGCGGCCGCGTCTTCGACCCCGAGGCGTACTCCCCGCCGCTGTCCTGGGCCGTCGAGGTCGCCGGCCGGGTCTCGCACGCCGCGCTGAAGGTCGCCCCCGGCATCCCGCACGAGGCGGTGCCGGAGGCCGCGGAGGCGGAGTGGGTCTCCGACGCCGGCGACGTGAAGGAGGCCGTGCTCTGGTTCGGCGCCGCATCCGGCGCCGTCTCCCCCGGCCGCCGCCGCGCGACCCTGCTGCCCGGCGGCGCCACCCTCGTGGGCCGCGGCCTGCCCGACCCGCCGGCGGGCCCCGTGGGGCGCTATCTGTACGAGCCGGACGGCGCCGTCATCCGCGCGCACCTCGTCGCCGAGGTGGCGGCGCAGGCCGGCGGGCGGCTGCTGGATCCCACCATCGCGTACGTCACGGCCGACGACCTGGTGCGGACCCCGTACGCCACGGCGTACGAGATCACCGACACGCTCCCCTTCCACGTCAAGAAGCTCCGCGCCCTGCTCCGCGAACGCGGCGTCGGCAGCGTCACCGTCAAGAAGCGCGGCTCCGCCGTCGAACCCGAGGAGCTGCGGCGCAAGCTGAAGCTCACCGGCCCGGCCGCGGTGTCCTGCACCGTCTTCCTCACCCGCGTCGCCGGCGCCCCTACGGTGCTTCTGGGCCGTCCGGCCCCAGCGACGTGA
- a CDS encoding polysaccharide deacetylase family protein has product MRRTRRSGRRSSAAAIAAVCLLALTACADAARPTEEWFPQGAEESAAPGDGRADGKPGARHAGRTPRALPGGDGTARKDVPRATGPGAYRRWGLDRPLAAPPAPPASRPVRPGDSGLPAVAGRVPTRDKVVFLTIDDGWDKDPGFIRMAADLRLPFSMFLSDSAAGGDYGYFEELRRLGNSVHGHTLTHPDLTSLPYAGQRRQICRQQERVAGAFGVRPTLFRPPYGTYDAATLRAAASCGVRAMPLWRADMKASGLEYRSGDRLRPGDIVLAHFRGPEQQGGRTMTDVMAEFVREVQRQGFTVARLEDYM; this is encoded by the coding sequence ATGAGGCGCACCCGCCGCTCCGGGCGGCGGTCGTCAGCCGCCGCGATAGCCGCCGTCTGCCTGCTCGCGCTCACCGCCTGCGCGGACGCGGCCAGGCCGACCGAGGAGTGGTTCCCGCAGGGCGCGGAGGAGTCCGCCGCGCCCGGGGACGGGCGGGCGGACGGCAAGCCGGGCGCGCGGCACGCGGGGCGTACGCCGCGGGCGCTGCCCGGCGGCGACGGCACGGCCCGCAAGGACGTCCCCCGCGCCACCGGCCCCGGGGCGTACCGCCGCTGGGGCCTCGACCGCCCCCTCGCCGCGCCGCCCGCGCCCCCCGCGAGCCGCCCGGTGCGGCCGGGGGACTCCGGGCTGCCGGCGGTCGCGGGCCGGGTGCCGACCCGGGACAAGGTCGTCTTCCTCACGATCGACGACGGCTGGGACAAGGACCCCGGGTTCATCCGGATGGCGGCCGATCTGCGGCTGCCGTTCAGCATGTTCCTCTCCGACTCGGCGGCCGGCGGGGACTACGGCTACTTCGAGGAGCTGCGGCGCCTCGGCAACTCCGTCCACGGCCACACCCTCACCCACCCGGACCTCACCTCCCTCCCGTACGCCGGGCAGCGCCGCCAGATCTGCCGGCAGCAGGAGCGCGTCGCCGGGGCCTTCGGCGTCCGCCCGACGCTCTTCCGGCCGCCCTACGGCACGTACGACGCGGCGACGCTGCGGGCCGCGGCCTCCTGCGGCGTCCGCGCGATGCCGCTGTGGCGGGCCGACATGAAGGCGAGCGGCCTGGAGTACCGCAGCGGCGACCGGCTGCGCCCCGGCGACATCGTGCTGGCGCACTTCCGGGGGCCCGAGCAGCAGGGCGGGCGGACGATGACGGACGTGATGGCGGAGTTCGTACGCGAAGTCCAGCGGCAGGGCTTCACGGTGGCCCGCCTGGAGGACTACATGTGA
- the tsaB gene encoding tRNA (adenosine(37)-N6)-threonylcarbamoyltransferase complex dimerization subunit type 1 TsaB — translation MDTASPAVTVALHDGDPASPALAASHQVDARRHGELLLPAVDRVLAEAGRGLGELAGVVVGVGPGPYTGLRVGLVTAEVLGMTLGIPVYGVCTLDGIAYAAGRDGAGGIDGPFVVATDARRKEVYWARYADARTRVTDPAVDRPADLAGQVAGLPAAGAGAELYPEAFPDARPPAHPHAAALAALAAERLAAGTELLPPRPLYLRRPDAQVPAAYKAVTPR, via the coding sequence ATGGATACCGCCTCCCCCGCCGTCACCGTCGCGCTCCACGACGGCGACCCCGCGTCGCCCGCGCTCGCCGCGTCGCACCAGGTCGACGCCCGGCGCCACGGCGAGCTGCTGCTGCCCGCCGTCGACCGGGTGCTCGCCGAGGCGGGCCGCGGGCTCGGGGAGCTGGCCGGCGTCGTCGTCGGCGTCGGCCCCGGTCCCTACACCGGGCTGCGGGTGGGGCTGGTGACCGCCGAGGTCCTCGGCATGACGCTCGGCATCCCCGTGTACGGGGTCTGCACGCTGGACGGCATCGCCTACGCCGCCGGCCGCGACGGCGCCGGCGGCATTGACGGCCCGTTCGTCGTGGCCACCGACGCCCGGCGCAAAGAGGTGTACTGGGCGCGCTACGCCGACGCCCGCACCCGCGTCACGGACCCGGCCGTCGACCGGCCCGCCGACCTCGCCGGACAGGTCGCGGGCCTGCCCGCCGCCGGGGCGGGCGCCGAGCTGTACCCCGAGGCGTTCCCCGACGCCCGGCCCCCGGCGCACCCGCACGCCGCCGCCCTCGCCGCGCTGGCCGCCGAGCGCCTCGCGGCGGGCACCGAGTTGCTGCCGCCCCGCCCGCTGTACCTGCGCCGCCCCGACGCGCAGGTCCCCGCCGCGTACAAGGCGGTCACCCCGCGATGA
- the tsaE gene encoding tRNA (adenosine(37)-N6)-threonylcarbamoyltransferase complex ATPase subunit type 1 TsaE, with translation MSAAMTTTAVQLTVESPEQMQELGRRLAAVLRAGDLVLLTGALGAGKTTLARGLGAGLGVRGAVTSPTFVIARVHPSVSGGPPLVHVDAYRLGGGLEEMEDLDLDVSLPESVVVVEWGEGKVEELAEDRLHVVIERRTGGAPEEEADAAEADVRRVTVTGVGERWAHGALAALART, from the coding sequence ATGAGCGCCGCCATGACCACCACCGCCGTCCAGTTGACCGTCGAGTCGCCCGAGCAGATGCAGGAGCTGGGCCGCCGGCTGGCCGCCGTGCTGCGCGCCGGGGACCTCGTGCTGCTCACCGGGGCGCTGGGCGCGGGCAAGACGACGCTCGCGCGCGGGCTGGGGGCGGGGCTCGGGGTGCGGGGGGCGGTGACGTCGCCGACGTTCGTCATCGCGCGCGTGCACCCGTCGGTCTCGGGCGGGCCGCCGCTGGTCCACGTCGACGCCTACCGGCTGGGCGGCGGTCTGGAGGAGATGGAGGACCTGGACCTCGACGTGTCGCTGCCGGAGTCGGTCGTGGTCGTGGAGTGGGGCGAGGGCAAGGTCGAGGAACTGGCCGAGGACCGGCTGCACGTCGTCATCGAGCGCCGCACGGGCGGCGCGCCCGAGGAGGAAGCGGACGCCGCCGAGGCGGACGTACGGCGCGTCACCGTCACCGGCGTCGGCGAGCGCTGGGCGCACGGCGCGCTGGCCGCGCTCGCCCGCACCTGA
- the tsaD gene encoding tRNA (adenosine(37)-N6)-threonylcarbamoyltransferase complex transferase subunit TsaD, whose amino-acid sequence MADEPLVLGIETSCDETGVGIVRGHTLLADAIASSVDAHARFGGVVPEVASRAHLEAMVPTIGRALRDAGVAARDLDAIAVTAGPGLSGALLVGVSAAKAYAYALGKPLYGVNHLASHIAVDQLEHGALPEPTMALLVSGGHSSLLMSADITADVRPLGATIDDAAGEAFDKVARVLGLGFPGGPFIDRAAREGDPAAIRFPRGLTGPRDPVYDFSFSGLKTSVARWVEARRAAGEDVPVADVAASFQESVADVLTRKAVRACRDNGVGHLMIGGGVAANSRLRAMAERRCEDAGIVLRVPRPKLCTDNGAMVAALGAEMVARGRAASDWELSADSSLPVTETHVPGHEHAPGHGHDHVHELAKDNLYS is encoded by the coding sequence ATGGCAGACGAACCCCTGGTGCTCGGCATCGAGACGTCCTGCGACGAGACCGGTGTCGGGATCGTCCGCGGGCACACGCTGCTCGCCGACGCCATCGCCTCCAGCGTCGACGCGCACGCCCGCTTCGGCGGCGTGGTGCCCGAGGTGGCGAGCCGGGCGCACCTGGAGGCGATGGTCCCGACGATCGGGCGGGCGCTGCGCGACGCCGGGGTGGCGGCCCGCGACCTGGACGCGATCGCGGTGACGGCGGGCCCGGGGCTCTCCGGGGCGCTGCTCGTCGGGGTGTCGGCGGCCAAGGCGTACGCGTACGCGCTGGGCAAGCCGCTCTACGGCGTCAACCACCTCGCCTCGCACATCGCCGTCGACCAGCTCGAACACGGCGCGCTGCCCGAGCCGACGATGGCCCTGCTGGTCTCCGGCGGACACTCCTCGCTGCTGATGTCCGCCGACATCACCGCCGACGTCCGCCCCCTCGGCGCGACCATCGACGACGCGGCGGGCGAGGCGTTCGACAAGGTCGCCCGCGTTCTCGGACTCGGCTTCCCCGGCGGCCCGTTCATCGACAGGGCCGCGCGCGAGGGCGACCCGGCCGCGATCCGCTTCCCGCGCGGCCTGACGGGCCCGCGCGACCCCGTGTACGACTTCTCCTTCTCCGGTCTGAAGACCTCCGTCGCCCGCTGGGTGGAGGCCAGGCGCGCGGCGGGGGAGGACGTGCCGGTGGCGGATGTGGCGGCGTCGTTCCAGGAGTCGGTGGCGGACGTGCTGACGCGCAAGGCGGTACGGGCCTGCCGGGACAACGGCGTCGGGCACCTGATGATCGGCGGCGGCGTGGCGGCGAACTCGCGGCTGCGGGCGATGGCTGAGCGCCGCTGCGAGGACGCGGGGATCGTGCTGCGGGTGCCGCGGCCGAAGCTGTGCACGGACAACGGGGCGATGGTCGCGGCGCTGGGCGCGGAGATGGTGGCGCGGGGGCGGGCGGCGTCGGACTGGGAGCTGTCGGCGGACTCGTCGCTGCCGGTCACGGAGACGCACGTACCGGGGCACGAGCACGCGCCCGGGCACGGCCACGACCACGTGCACGAGCTGGCGAAGGACAACCTGTACTCGTGA
- a CDS encoding polysaccharide deacetylase family protein, translating to MLPRARPCTGLLALAATAALLASACSSGTAGPDHPRPLTHPDGDAKPAIAGGLAAAPARALARTAEHQQRVHAQRLAAARTWGLKAAPLLPPAPPRSKPALATEPGYEAKGGGPGLPPVITRVPTDDRVIFLTIDDGYRKDPELLRMLRELGVPVSAFLADEVARDDYGYFRDLRDLGTTVSNHTLHHPNLRELPYAAQREEICGQQRVLEREMGTRPRIFRPPYGNYDADTLRAAKECGIDLVPLWQQEAFPGRWTYSRADTAFHPGDIVLTHFEGPSEFGGTMTDMLRTVLRKANDEGFAVARLEAYV from the coding sequence ATGCTCCCACGTGCCCGACCATGCACCGGCCTCCTCGCCCTGGCCGCCACCGCCGCGCTCCTCGCTTCCGCCTGCTCCTCCGGCACCGCCGGGCCCGACCACCCCCGCCCCCTCACCCACCCCGACGGGGACGCCAAGCCCGCCATCGCCGGCGGCCTGGCCGCCGCCCCCGCCCGCGCGCTCGCCCGCACCGCGGAGCACCAGCAGCGCGTCCACGCGCAGCGGCTCGCCGCCGCCCGCACCTGGGGCCTGAAGGCCGCCCCGCTGCTGCCGCCGGCCCCGCCGCGCAGCAAACCCGCGCTCGCCACCGAACCCGGCTACGAGGCGAAGGGCGGCGGTCCCGGCCTGCCGCCCGTCATCACCCGGGTGCCGACCGACGACCGCGTGATCTTCCTGACCATCGACGACGGCTACCGCAAGGACCCCGAGCTGCTGCGCATGCTGCGCGAACTCGGCGTGCCCGTCAGCGCCTTCCTCGCCGACGAGGTCGCGCGCGACGACTACGGCTACTTCCGTGACCTCCGCGACCTCGGCACCACCGTCAGCAACCACACCCTCCACCACCCCAACCTCCGCGAACTGCCCTACGCGGCCCAGCGCGAGGAGATCTGCGGCCAGCAGCGCGTCCTGGAGCGCGAGATGGGCACCAGGCCGCGGATCTTCCGCCCGCCGTACGGCAATTACGACGCCGACACCCTGCGCGCCGCCAAGGAGTGCGGCATCGATCTCGTACCGCTCTGGCAGCAGGAGGCGTTCCCCGGACGCTGGACGTACTCCCGCGCGGACACCGCGTTCCACCCCGGCGATATCGTGCTCACCCACTTCGAAGGACCTTCCGAATTCGGCGGCACGATGACCGACATGCTCCGTACGGTGCTCCGTAAGGCGAACGACGAGGGCTTCGCCGTTGCTCGCTTGGAGGCTTACGTATGA
- the alr gene encoding alanine racemase, which translates to MSDSPLRARAEIDLTAYGANIRALRGIAPRAQFMAVVKADAYGHGMLPCVRAARAAGAEWIGTATPREALDLRAAGDRGRILCWLWTPGGPWREAVEADLDITVSGLWALRELLPAARAAGRTARVQLKADTGLGRNGCLAADWPELVAAARAAEAEGAIEVTGVWSHFACADEPGHPSVRSQLDAFHDALAVADRAGLRPEVRHMANSPAMLTLPEAHFDLVRPGIASYGLSPSPEVGAPADFGLRPVMAVKASLAQIKEAPAGLGISYGHHYVTPGRTTLALVPLGYADGVPRHASGTGPVLVAGKWRTVAGRVAMDQFVVDLGGDTAAAGDEAVLFGAGDHGEPTAEDWARAAGTIGYEIVTRIGPRIPRVYVGGAGDATPMDTDTDRPGPRHG; encoded by the coding sequence ATGAGCGACTCCCCCCTCCGCGCCCGCGCGGAGATCGACCTCACCGCGTACGGCGCGAACATCCGCGCCCTGCGCGGCATCGCCCCGCGCGCGCAGTTCATGGCCGTCGTCAAGGCCGACGCGTACGGCCACGGGATGCTGCCCTGCGTCCGCGCGGCGCGCGCCGCCGGCGCCGAGTGGATCGGGACCGCCACCCCGCGGGAGGCGCTGGACCTGCGCGCCGCCGGCGACCGGGGCCGGATCCTGTGCTGGCTGTGGACGCCCGGCGGGCCGTGGCGGGAGGCCGTCGAGGCGGACCTCGACATCACCGTCAGCGGCCTGTGGGCGCTGCGCGAACTGCTGCCCGCCGCCCGCGCCGCCGGGCGCACCGCGCGCGTGCAGCTCAAGGCCGACACCGGCCTCGGCCGCAACGGCTGCCTCGCCGCCGACTGGCCGGAGCTCGTCGCCGCCGCCCGCGCCGCCGAGGCCGAGGGCGCCATCGAGGTCACCGGCGTCTGGTCGCACTTCGCCTGCGCCGACGAGCCGGGACACCCCTCCGTCCGCAGCCAGCTCGACGCCTTCCACGACGCCCTCGCCGTCGCCGACCGCGCGGGACTGCGCCCCGAGGTGCGGCACATGGCGAACTCGCCCGCCATGCTCACCCTCCCGGAGGCCCACTTCGACCTCGTCCGGCCCGGGATCGCGTCGTACGGGCTGTCGCCGAGCCCCGAGGTGGGCGCTCCCGCGGACTTCGGGCTGCGCCCCGTGATGGCGGTCAAGGCGTCGCTGGCGCAGATCAAGGAGGCGCCGGCCGGCCTCGGTATCTCGTACGGGCACCACTACGTCACCCCGGGCCGGACCACCCTCGCGCTCGTGCCCCTCGGCTACGCCGACGGGGTGCCGCGGCACGCGTCCGGTACGGGCCCCGTGCTGGTCGCCGGGAAGTGGCGGACGGTCGCGGGGCGGGTCGCGATGGACCAGTTCGTCGTGGACCTGGGCGGGGACACCGCGGCGGCGGGCGACGAGGCGGTGCTCTTCGGCGCCGGGGACCACGGCGAGCCGACGGCGGAGGACTGGGCGCGGGCGGCGGGCACCATCGGGTACGAGATCGTCACGCGGATCGGACCCCGCATACCGCGCGTGTACGTGGGCGGTGCGGGGGATGCCACCCCCATGGACACCGACACGGACCGCCCCGGGCCCCGCCATGGCTGA
- the groES gene encoding co-chaperone GroES: MTTASTKVAIKPLEDRIVVQPLDAEETTASGLVIPDTAKEKPQEGVVLAVGPGRFEDGNRLPLDVSVGDVVLYSKYGGTEVKYNNEDYLVLSARDVLAIIEK, from the coding sequence GTGACGACCGCCAGCACCAAGGTTGCCATCAAGCCGCTTGAGGACCGCATCGTGGTCCAGCCGCTCGACGCCGAGGAGACCACGGCCTCGGGCCTGGTCATTCCGGACACCGCCAAGGAGAAGCCCCAGGAGGGCGTCGTCCTTGCCGTCGGCCCCGGCCGCTTCGAGGACGGCAACCGGCTTCCGCTCGACGTCTCCGTCGGCGACGTCGTTCTCTACAGCAAGTACGGCGGCACCGAGGTGAAGTACAACAACGAGGACTACCTCGTCCTCTCGGCCCGCGACGTGCTCGCGATCATCGAGAAGTAA
- the rimI gene encoding ribosomal protein S18-alanine N-acetyltransferase, whose translation MTAVALREMRWWDIDPVLALERDTFPEDAWSPAMFWSELAHARGPGATRAYLVAEDEAGRVVGYGGLAALDGTGDIQTIAAARDHWGTGLGPRLLEALLAAARRFGCREVLLEVRVDNVRAQRLYERHGFAVIGVRRGYYQPGNVDALVMRRTEKE comes from the coding sequence ATGACCGCCGTCGCCCTGCGCGAGATGCGGTGGTGGGACATCGACCCCGTGCTCGCCCTCGAACGGGACACCTTCCCCGAGGACGCCTGGTCCCCGGCGATGTTCTGGTCCGAGCTGGCCCACGCCCGCGGCCCCGGCGCCACCCGTGCGTACCTCGTCGCCGAGGACGAGGCCGGCCGCGTCGTCGGCTACGGCGGCCTCGCCGCGCTCGACGGCACCGGCGACATCCAGACCATCGCCGCCGCCCGCGACCACTGGGGCACCGGCCTCGGTCCGCGCCTGCTGGAGGCGCTGCTCGCCGCCGCCCGCCGCTTCGGCTGCCGCGAGGTGCTGCTGGAGGTGCGCGTCGACAACGTGCGCGCGCAGCGCCTCTACGAGCGCCACGGCTTCGCCGTGATCGGCGTCAGGCGCGGCTACTACCAGCCCGGAAACGTCGACGCGCTCGTCATGCGCCGTACCGAGAAAGAGTGA
- a CDS encoding LLM class flavin-dependent oxidoreductase → MDIGIGLPSTIPGIPGTLIPEWAAAAERAGFSTLGTIDRVVYGNLETIPTLAAAAAVTERIGLTTTILIAPYRGNGALLAKQLASVDALSGGRLTVGAAVGGREDDYEATGVPFTERGRIFDDQLAEMRAVWRQDPRGRAHPVGPAPVQAGGPPILFGGNAPAAFRRVAEYGAGWILGGGSPEQLAGGAEKARAAWREAGREGEPRVAALAYVSLGPDAEEHARSYLLDYYGFLGDFAEKIAAGALTSPEAVAAAKAAFADAGCGELVLFPCNPDVAQVPLIAEAAGL, encoded by the coding sequence ATGGACATCGGCATCGGACTTCCCTCCACCATCCCCGGCATCCCCGGAACGCTGATCCCTGAGTGGGCCGCCGCGGCCGAGCGGGCCGGGTTCTCGACCCTGGGCACCATCGACCGCGTCGTCTACGGCAACCTCGAAACGATCCCCACCCTCGCCGCCGCCGCGGCCGTCACCGAGCGCATCGGCCTGACGACGACCATCCTCATCGCCCCGTACCGCGGCAACGGCGCCCTGCTCGCCAAGCAGCTCGCCTCCGTCGACGCGCTCTCCGGCGGCCGGCTCACCGTCGGCGCCGCGGTCGGCGGACGGGAGGACGACTACGAGGCGACGGGCGTGCCCTTCACCGAGCGGGGCCGGATCTTCGACGACCAGCTCGCCGAGATGCGCGCCGTCTGGCGGCAGGACCCCCGGGGCCGCGCCCACCCCGTGGGCCCGGCGCCGGTGCAGGCGGGCGGGCCGCCGATCCTCTTCGGCGGGAACGCGCCCGCCGCCTTCCGGAGGGTCGCGGAGTACGGCGCCGGGTGGATCCTCGGCGGCGGCAGCCCCGAGCAACTGGCCGGCGGCGCCGAGAAGGCCAGGGCCGCCTGGCGCGAGGCGGGCCGGGAGGGCGAGCCGCGGGTGGCGGCGCTGGCGTACGTGAGCCTCGGCCCCGACGCCGAGGAGCACGCCCGCAGCTACCTGCTGGACTACTACGGGTTCCTCGGCGACTTCGCCGAGAAGATCGCCGCGGGGGCGCTGACCTCGCCGGAGGCGGTCGCCGCCGCCAAGGCCGCGTTCGCGGACGCGGGCTGCGGCGAGCTGGTGCTCTTCCCCTGCAACCCGGACGTGGCGCAGGTCCCGCTGATCGCGGAGGCCGCCGGGCTGTAG
- a CDS encoding alpha/beta fold hydrolase → MADPLATPVPVSGPGGWARAGRRAGIAGVAIGVLAAGAAAGVAVERLAMGRDVRRRARQALDAAGPYGTFRGTSGTAVADDGTELYYEIEEADDFPPVLPDGTPPDPLTAAPRRRRRRFAGRRDPAPLTVVFCHGYCLTQDSWHFQRAALRGRVRTVYWDQRSHGRSARGISQLAGDEPVTIDQLGRDLKAVVDAAAPEGPLLLVGHSMGGMTIMAFADQFPDAVRDRVAGAAFLGTSAGDLGRVTFGLPAAGAWAVRHFVPGVLKALGSRAELAERGRQATADLFAGIIKHYSFGTEGVDPGVARFAERLLESTPIDVVAEFYPAFAAHEKDEALALLRDLPGLVLVGDRDMVTPPEHSERIAARLPGATFEVIEDAGHLAMLERPERVNDALAALLARAGERLPTGPGPEPGVGPGAGPVRRPRGTSRRTL, encoded by the coding sequence ATGGCTGACCCCCTCGCCACCCCCGTCCCCGTCTCCGGACCCGGCGGCTGGGCGAGGGCCGGCCGGCGCGCCGGTATCGCCGGCGTCGCCATCGGCGTGCTCGCCGCCGGGGCCGCCGCGGGCGTGGCCGTGGAGCGCCTGGCGATGGGCCGCGACGTACGCCGCAGGGCCCGGCAGGCGCTCGACGCGGCCGGTCCGTACGGCACCTTCCGCGGCACCTCGGGCACGGCCGTCGCGGACGACGGCACCGAGCTGTACTACGAGATCGAGGAGGCGGACGACTTCCCGCCCGTACTCCCCGACGGCACACCCCCCGATCCGCTGACCGCCGCCCCCCGCCGCCGGCGCCGCCGCTTCGCGGGACGCCGCGACCCCGCGCCGCTCACCGTCGTCTTCTGCCACGGCTACTGCCTCACCCAGGACTCCTGGCACTTCCAGCGCGCCGCGCTCCGCGGCCGTGTCCGCACCGTCTACTGGGACCAGCGCAGCCACGGCCGCTCCGCCCGCGGCATCTCCCAGCTCGCCGGCGACGAGCCGGTCACCATCGACCAGCTCGGCCGCGACCTCAAGGCCGTCGTCGACGCCGCCGCCCCCGAGGGCCCGCTGCTGCTCGTCGGGCACTCGATGGGCGGCATGACGATCATGGCCTTCGCCGACCAGTTCCCCGACGCGGTACGGGACCGGGTGGCCGGCGCCGCGTTCCTCGGCACCTCCGCGGGCGACCTCGGCCGGGTGACGTTCGGGCTGCCCGCGGCCGGCGCCTGGGCGGTACGGCACTTCGTGCCCGGCGTCCTGAAGGCCCTCGGCAGCCGCGCCGAGCTGGCCGAGCGCGGCCGGCAGGCGACGGCCGACCTCTTCGCGGGGATCATCAAGCACTACTCGTTCGGCACCGAGGGCGTCGACCCGGGCGTCGCGCGCTTCGCCGAGCGGCTGCTGGAGAGCACGCCGATAGACGTGGTCGCCGAGTTCTACCCGGCGTTCGCGGCGCACGAGAAGGACGAGGCGCTCGCGCTCCTCCGCGACCTCCCCGGGCTCGTCCTCGTCGGCGACCGCGACATGGTCACGCCCCCGGAGCACAGCGAGCGGATCGCCGCGCGGCTGCCCGGCGCCACGTTCGAGGTCATCGAGGACGCCGGGCACCTGGCCATGCTGGAGCGCCCGGAACGGGTGAACGACGCGCTGGCCGCGCTGCTCGCCCGCGCGGGCGAGCGGCTGCCCACCGGGCCCGGGCCGGAGCCGGGGGTGGGACCGGGGGCGGGGCCCGTACGGCGGCCGCGCGGCACGTCGCGCCGGACCCTCTAG